The DNA window GTCGCTCTGTCGTCATCGAGTATTCGATCCAGCTCGGCCCGGTGGACACTCTCGTCCTGCCGGGAGAGGTCGTGCTCGGTCCAGGGCGCCGCGACGTGCTGCCGGACCACCTGTACCGCCCCGGCGGCGGTGTCGGCGACGAAGGCGGTCCGCAGGTTCGGATGGCGATCCAGCAGTATCCGTCCCGCGCGGCGCAACCGCGCCGGGTCGACATCACCGTGCAGCTCGAGCACCATTCGCACCACATAGGCGTCCGCGGACTGCTCGGACATCGAGGCGTGGAACAGCAACCCCTTCTGCAGCGGGGAAAGTGGCCACACGTCCGTCATGTCCGGATATCGGTGTTCCAACCGTTCGATCTCGGACTGGCCGAGAGTCACCAGATCGAAGTCCGAGGGGGTCCGCCCACCGGCTCCCGGGGCGTGGGCGTGGGCGGTCAACGCCGTCAGCGTCGCGCACCACATCTCCGCCAACTCGGCGACCTCGGTCGCGGTCAGTACGCCACGCGGGAACGCCCATGTCGCGCGCAGCCGCGGTTCACCGGCGGCGTCGACCGTCAGGGCATTGATATCGAGCACCGCCGCTACCGGCATCTCCGCGTTCTGCGCACCCGGGAGGTCGCCGGCATCCGCGACGGGCATCCAGCCGGCCTCGCCTCCGCCCGCGGCCACCCGGCCGAGATAGTTGAACGCTATTTGCGGTGTCGGCAGGTTCCGCAGCACGTGCCCGGTGTCCGCGTTGAGATAGCGCAGCAGCCCGTAGCCGATCCCGTGATCGGGTACCGCGAGTAGTTGCTCCTTGACGGACTTCACCACCGCCCCCGTGATCGGCCCGCCCGGGTACGCGTCGTCGAGGTCGATGTCGGGAAACCGCAGGCGCAGTGGATAGCTCGTCGTGAACCACCCGACGGTGCGCGTCAGGTCTGCTCCCGGGACGACGCTCTCCTCCCGGCCGTGGCCTTCCAGCGCCAACGACACTTCCCGGGCCGGGGACTTGCGCGCAGTGGCGCGTCCCCGCCGCCACCTCGCCACCGCGATCGCCAACGCGGCCACCAGTCCGTCGCCCACCGCGCCGTGGAAAACCCGTGGCACCGTGGTCAGCAGCGCAGTGGTGACGTCACCGGGCAGTTCGACGCGTACGCTCTCGACCGTCGACTGCACGTCGATCGCGGCGTCGAGAGGACGGGATCCGATGACCGGGTCGTCCCCGGCGGACATCGCCCGCCACATCGCGAGTTCCGCGACCCGCTCCGGCCGGTGCGCCGCCTCGACGAGCCCGTGCGCCCACCTGCGCATCGACGTCCCCACGGGTGGCAGTTCCGGCGGTGCGCCGGTCGAGATCCGGGACCACGCGGCGGCGAGATCGGCCACCAGGACCCGCCAGGACACGCCGTCAACCGCCGAATGGTGAACGACGGCCAGTAGCCGACCCTGCTCCGCCTCGTTCTCGGGATCGAACCACACCATTCGAACGACGACCCCGGCCGCCGGATCCAGCCGGTCCGCGGCGGAGTTCAGTTCCGCCGCCGCCAGTTCGTGGAACGCGGCCGGACGAGGGGATGCCGCGCTCGGCGTCGTCGTGACGCGGTGGATGACGTCCTCGGCTCGGATGGTGCCGGGCGGCAATACCTCCCACGTCCAGGTCCCGTCGGCGGCCGGCCGCAACCGCGCCCGCAGCATGTCGTGCCTGTCCAGCACCGCCTGTACCGTGGCCGTCAACGTTTTCCCGTCGGCTTCCGTCGGAAGAGTGAGCATCAGCGCCTGCGAGAACCGGCCGAACCCGGACTCTGCCCGCTCGAGCAACCACCGCATGATCGGCGTCAACTGCACCTCGCCGATACCGCCACCGGCGAGTTCGTCGAGCACTCGGTGCGAGTCACCGTTCCCGAGAGCGGCAACAGCCGCCAACCTCGCCACCGACCTGCACTCGAACACGTCGCGCGGGGAGAACACCACTCCCGATGCCTTCGCCCGTGCCGCCAACTGGATCGACATGATGCTGTCGCCACCGAGCGCGAAGAAGGAATCCTCCACACCCACCCGGTCGACACCGAGCACCTCCCCGAACAGCCGGGCGAGCACCTTCTCGGTCTCGGTACCGGGCGCGCGGAATTCGTTCCGGCCCGCCGAGAAATCCGGCGCCGGCAACGCCCCACGATCGACCTTCCCATTCGGCGACACCGGCACCCCGTCCACCACCACCACCGCCGCCGGCACCATATGCGGAGCCAACCGCTCCCCCGCGAACGCCAACACCCCCCGCACATCCACCTCCACCCCACGCTCCGGCACCACATACCCCACCAACCGACCACCGCCGTCCCCACACACCGCCGCCACCGCACGCGCCACCCCCGCACACGCCGACAACACCGACTCCACCTCCCCCAACTCCACCCGAAACCCACGAACCTTCACCTGCAGATCCGAACGACCCACATACTCGAGCGCCAACCCCCCACCACGCACCCGCACCCACCGCACCACATCCCCCGTCCGATACATCCGCCCACCGAGCCCACCGAACGGATCCGCCACAAACCGAGTGGCCGTCAACCCCGCCCGATTCCGATAACCTCGCGCCACACCCCCACCCACCACATACAACTCCCCCGCCACCCCCACCGGAACCGGCCGCAACCAACCATCGAGCACCAACTCCCCCACCCCACGAACCGGACCACCCACCGTGACCCGATCCCCCGGCACCAAACGCGCACTGACGTTCAGCCAGATGGTCGTCTCGGTCGGTCCGTAGAGGTTGAACATCGACCGATGCCGTGCCCAGCACGTCACGAGATCCGGCGGGCAGGCCTCGCCGGCCACCATCAAGTTCCGTAGCGACGCCAATCCGGTTGTCTCCGTGTCGGTGTCGTCCGGCACAGGTGGATCCATGGAGGCCAGCATCGTCGGTGTGAGCACCGCGTGGGTCACCCTCTCGGCAGCGAGCAGTTCCGCCAGCTCGGCGCCGCCGTACAGGGTGGGCGGAGCGATCACCGACCGCGCACCCGCCCCGAAGGCCATCACCTGCTCGAACACCGCCGCGTCGAAGCTCGGCGAGGCAACGTGCAACACCCGCGCATCCGGATCGACACCGAGCCGATTCCGTTGTTCCGAAACCAGATTGGCCAAACCCCGGTGCGTCACCAACACACCCTTCGGCGTCCCCGTCGACCCCGACGTGTAGATCACGTACGCCGGGTGGTCGACCTCCAGCCGTCCCGCCCGCTCCGCGTCGAGCACCGGTCCGGCCGAGAACTCCCCGAGCTCCACCTCCACCGCCGGATCGTCGAGCACCAACCACTCCACCGAATCCGGCATTCGATGTCGCCACTCCGCGGTCGTGAGACCCACCGTCACGGCCGAATCGGACACCATGTGGTCGATCCGGTCGGCCGGGTACAGCGGGTCCACCGGAACGATCGCGGCTCCCGACTTCGTGACCGCCCACATCGCCGACACGGCATCCGGAGACCGCGGCATCGCCACCGCGACATCGGACTCGGGCCCCAGCCCCGCACCGATCAGCCGGCGCGCCAGACGATTCGACTCCTCGTCGAGCTGCCGATACGTCCACCGTCGCGCACCGCACACCACCGCCACGGCGTCGGGATCTCGTGATGCCCAGGCCGACAGCAACTCCGGCAACACCCGGCCCTCCGCTCCCGGCCCGGCCGACACCGGTACCAGCTCCCGCCGCTCGGCCGCGGAGAGCAGATCGATCTCCCCGATCGGCGTCGCGGGTGTGGATACGACGGCCTCGGCGATGCGGAGGAAGCGATCGGCGAAGCGCCGCACGGTGTCGGCATCGAAGATGTCGGTGGCGAAGCCGAAGGAGGCCGACATCCCGAGAGGAGCGTCGTCGACCGGATCGAACTGCTCGGCGAGGCCCAGATGCAGGTCGTAGCGGGCGATGTCGAGATCGACGTCGACGGGTTCGACGTCCAGCCCCGGCAGGGCCGGATCCGGCGTCTCGAAGTTCCGGAACTCGAGCATCACCTGGAACAGCGGCGAATAGGACGTCGACCTCTCGGGATCGACGGTTTCCACCACCCGTTCGAACGGCGCCTCGGCGTGGACGAGGGCGTCGAGATCGTGCGCGCCCACCTCCTCGAGAAGGTCGGTGAAGGACTGCCCGGGCTGGACCTGCGTCCGCAGTACGACGGTGTTGACGAACATGCCCACCACATCGTCGAGGGCGGCCTCGCCGCGCCCCGCGGTCGGCGTTCCGACCGCCACGTCCGCGCTCCCGCTCAACCTGCTCAGGAGCAGGGCGAGCATCGCGTGCACGACCATGAACATGGTCGAATGCTGTTCACGCGCGAGGACCTGCAGTCGGCGATGTAGGCGTGCACCGATCTGGAAGTGAACGCGGCCGCCTTTCGGTGAGCGCCACACCGGACGTGGTCGATCCGTCGGCAACTCGATGCACGGCGGCAAACCCGAGAGCCTGGATCGCCAATAGGCCAACTCGCGCGCGAAGGCCGACTCCGGTTCGGATTCACTGCCCAGCAGGCGCCGCTGCCACACGCTGTAGTCGGCGTAGCGCACCACCGGCGGTGCCCAGTCCGGAGCCCGGCCGTGTCGGCGTGCCGTGTACGCGACCGTCACGTCCCTGGCCAGCGGCGCCATCGACGTGCCGTCCGCCGCGATGTGGTGCACCACCACCGCCAGCACGTGCTGATCCGGTGCGCTGCGGAACAGTGCCATCCGTACGGGTACCTCTGCGGTGACGTCGAAGCCGGTGGCGGCGAACCGGACGAGATGCGCCTGCAGTTCGGCGTCGCCGAACACCGGCACCGGTGTGAGGTCGGGACGTACCTGATCGGTGGGCACCACCACCTGGCGGGGACCGTCCGCGGAGTCGGGGTAGACGGTCCGGAGCGTGGCATGCCGGTCCGCGATGTCCGCGAGCGCCGATCGCAGAGCGTCGGTGTCCAGGTCACCGGACAGGCGGAGCGCGATCGGAATGTTGTAGGCGGGCGACGACGTGTCCAATTGGTTGACCACCCACATCCGCTGCTGGGCGAGGGAGATCGGAACCTCGTCCGGCCGAGTACCGGGGGTCAGTGCCGGACGGGCCGGCGAGCGCACGTCGACGCCGACGATCCGGGCCGCGAGCTCGGCGACGGTGGGGGCGGCGAACAGGTCGCGGATGTCGATGCTTCGATCGAGCACCGAGTTGATCCGTGCGACCACCCGGGTGGCGACGAGGGAGTTGCCGCCGAGATCGAAGAAGTTCGCGTCGACACCGAGGTGGTCGACACCGAGCACCCCGGCGAAGACGACGGCGACGGCCTCCTCGATCGGTGTTCGCGGAGAACGGGACACGTTGTGCCGCAACCCGAAGTCCGGTGCCGGCAGTGCGGCGCGGTCGAGCTTGCCCACCGGGGTCAGCGGAATCTCGTCGAGCAACGTGATGGCCGCCGGCACCATGTGGCTCGGCACCGCCGCCCGGACCTGGGCGGTCAGCTCGTCGGCGTCGGGGACGTGCCCGTCGGCGGGGAGCACGTAGGACACCAGCGCCGGGTCGCCGGCCGGTCCCGGACGGCTCAGTGTCACCGCGAATCTCACGTGCGGGTGGGCGGTCAGGGCGGCATCCACCTCGCCGGGCTCCGTGCGGACCCCGCGGATCTTGACCTGGAAGTCCGCCCGGCCCACGTACTCGAGCTTCAGGTCTCCCTCCCCGTCGCGTAGCCACCTCACCACGTCTCCGGTGCGGTAGAGGCGCTGCCCGCCTGCCCCGAACGGATCGGCGACGAACCGAGTGGCCGTCTGACCGGACAGGTTTCGGTAGCCACGTGCCAGGCCGGCACCCGTCAGATACAGCTCCCCCGCCACGCCGACCGGCACCGGCTGCAGCCGCCCGTCCAGCACACACTCCGCCACCCCACGGATCGGCCCACCGACCGTCACCCGCTCGCCCGGCACCAGGGGCGCACTGACATTCGACCAGATCGTCGTCTCGGTCGGGCCGTAGGCGTCGAACATCGAGCGCGCAGGCGCCCACCGCTCCGCGAGTTCCGGGGAACACGCCTCACCGGCCACCTCGAGGTACTGCAGGCAGTGGTGTCCGGCGGGATCGACCGACGACAACGTCGACGGTGTGAGGCAGGCATGCGTGACGCGGCCGTGATCGAGCAGCGCCGCCAGGTCGTCGCCGCCGTACACCGTCGGTGGCGCGACCACCAGTTTCCCGCCCGACGCGAGCGCCCACATCATCTCGAACACCGACGCGTCGAAACTCGGGGACGCGAAGTGCAGGACACGGGTGCCGGGCCCCGCCGCGTACCGGTCGCGTTGTTCGGCCACGATGTTCGCCAGTCCCCGATGTGTCACCACCACACCCTTCGGAACCCCCGTCGACCCCGACGTGTAGATCACATACACCGGATGATCCGGCCGCAACACCGCCGTCCGCTCACCATCGGTCACCGGACCGGCCGACAACCCCGCCACCTCCGCCACCACCGACACCTCGTCGAGCACCACCCACGGCACCGCCTGCGGCAACTCCCCCGACGACACCCCCACCGACAACCCCAACACCGCACCCGAATCCACCAACATGTGCTCGAGCCGAGCAGACGGATACCCCGGATCCAACGGCACGAACGCCGCACCCGACTTGGCCACAGCCCACACCGCCAGAACCGACTCCAACGACCGCCGCAACCCCACCGCCACACACGACTCCGGCCCCACACCCCGACCGATCAACAACCGCGCCAACCGATTCGAACGCGCATCCAACTCCCCATACGTCCAACACCGATCACCACACACCACCGCCACCGCACCCGGATCCACACCCACCGACGCCCCCAACAACACCGGCAGCGTCACCGCAGACACCGACGCGGCCCCCGACACCGGGGCCAGCTGCTCGCGCTCCTCCGGGGTGAGCACGTCGACGTCGCCGAGCGGGGCCGACGGATCGGCCGCCGCATACTCGAGGATGCGTACCAGCCGATCCGTGAAGGCCTGCATCGTCACCGCGTCGAACAGATCGGCGGCGTACACGAGGTGGACCGACAGGCCGGCCGGGTGCCCGTCGACGAAGCGCTCCCCCACGGTCACCTGTAGATCACAGAACTCGGGGCAACGCGACTCGGGTGGCTCGACCGATACGCCGGGGACGGCGGTCTCCTCGGAACGATCGGGGCCGAGGATCACCCGCGCCAGCAGCGGGCAGTCCGGCGGGCGGTCCGGGGCAACAGCCTCGAGCACCTGTTCGACCGGCACCGCGGTGTGCGCGAAGGCGCCGAGCTGGCACCGCGCAACTTGCACCAACAGATCCGCGAACGAGCACCCGGGGTCCACCCGGGTCCGCAACACCACGGCGTCGGGGGCCGCGTCCGGTTCGGCACCGGCACCTCGCGCAACGGCCGCCGCCACGGCGATGTCGTCGGAGCCGCTCACCCGGGCCAGCAGTGCCGCCAGGCCCGCGTGCATCACCATGAACATCGTCGACGCGTGCGCGCGAGCACACCGCCGTAGCTCGCGGTGCAGATCCGCGCCGAGAGCGATCTGCAGACTGCCGGGCGTCGTGGACCGCTGCACCGGGCGCCGGGCCTCCGTCGGCAGCCCGCCGCCCACCGGTAGTTCCGCGAGGGTGCGCTTCCAGTAGTCCAGGCACCGCACCGCCGCCCGTCGACGCTCCCCCTCTCTCGCGCTCTCAGGATGGATGGTCGCTGTCGACGTCTCGGGGTGGGCTGCGAGAAAGCCCTCGATCACCCCGAGGAACCGCTGCTGATGAAGCCGCAGCTCGTCGGTGCGGTAGCGGCGCGGATTTCCGCGAAATTCAACGAATGTTTCAGCCGGGGTTCCCCTTTGGTAAACGTTGACGAGAAGGTCTTCGATCGGTCCCGACGTGAGTACATGGAATTCTCCGGTCACCGAACCGAAGTCGAGCTCCTGCCGGAAGAGCATCACGTTGACGATCGGCGCGGCGGCCCCGCTCCCCTCGGCGCCCGCACTCGCC is part of the Rhodococcus sp. SGAir0479 genome and encodes:
- a CDS encoding non-ribosomal peptide synthetase — protein: MGDRSRCDPDARCVVSTTPDPVARSARASEKPPSLVRYRALAEHVGNPRASTGSSLGRAARRDTTKCTPMDEQAEPMSTTSKSLSMEIAVPEPFPLSSMQYEVWLAQRLAPHLPYCIAQYVEFRGDLDLDLLRRAALTAGREVQCASLRLIEIDGQPRQVVDPALDNSVGFIDFRGEPEPAAAADAWMREDRSTPVDPTHALGLSSILQVGDAKYLWYSRVHHVALDGYAAMTMVNRIAVLYSAAVAGREPEPCRAADLRTLYDLDCRYRASSRFEADRAYWIERLRTLAEPVSLSDRDGGAVARDLLVTTSLDERTAGRLEDSEGRASSTSAAMIIAAFACYLSRMTGRRDVRVDVPVSGRTTAVLRRSGGMFVNVVPLGIRVGPDDTVGDLVERVAVELMGALRHQRGNLAEIAREASAGAEGSGAAAPIVNVMLFRQELDFGSVTGEFHVLTSGPIEDLLVNVYQRGTPAETFVEFRGNPRRYRTDELRLHQQRFLGVIEGFLAAHPETSTATIHPESAREGERRRAAVRCLDYWKRTLAELPVGGGLPTEARRPVQRSTTPGSLQIALGADLHRELRRCARAHASTMFMVMHAGLAALLARVSGSDDIAVAAAVARGAGAEPDAAPDAVVLRTRVDPGCSFADLLVQVARCQLGAFAHTAVPVEQVLEAVAPDRPPDCPLLARVILGPDRSEETAVPGVSVEPPESRCPEFCDLQVTVGERFVDGHPAGLSVHLVYAADLFDAVTMQAFTDRLVRILEYAAADPSAPLGDVDVLTPEEREQLAPVSGAASVSAVTLPVLLGASVGVDPGAVAVVCGDRCWTYGELDARSNRLARLLIGRGVGPESCVAVGLRRSLESVLAVWAVAKSGAAFVPLDPGYPSARLEHMLVDSGAVLGLSVGVSSGELPQAVPWVVLDEVSVVAEVAGLSAGPVTDGERTAVLRPDHPVYVIYTSGSTGVPKGVVVTHRGLANIVAEQRDRYAAGPGTRVLHFASPSFDASVFEMMWALASGGKLVVAPPTVYGGDDLAALLDHGRVTHACLTPSTLSSVDPAGHHCLQYLEVAGEACSPELAERWAPARSMFDAYGPTETTIWSNVSAPLVPGERVTVGGPIRGVAECVLDGRLQPVPVGVAGELYLTGAGLARGYRNLSGQTATRFVADPFGAGGQRLYRTGDVVRWLRDGEGDLKLEYVGRADFQVKIRGVRTEPGEVDAALTAHPHVRFAVTLSRPGPAGDPALVSYVLPADGHVPDADELTAQVRAAVPSHMVPAAITLLDEIPLTPVGKLDRAALPAPDFGLRHNVSRSPRTPIEEAVAVVFAGVLGVDHLGVDANFFDLGGNSLVATRVVARINSVLDRSIDIRDLFAAPTVAELAARIVGVDVRSPARPALTPGTRPDEVPISLAQQRMWVVNQLDTSSPAYNIPIALRLSGDLDTDALRSALADIADRHATLRTVYPDSADGPRQVVVPTDQVRPDLTPVPVFGDAELQAHLVRFAATGFDVTAEVPVRMALFRSAPDQHVLAVVVHHIAADGTSMAPLARDVTVAYTARRHGRAPDWAPPVVRYADYSVWQRRLLGSESEPESAFARELAYWRSRLSGLPPCIELPTDRPRPVWRSPKGGRVHFQIGARLHRRLQVLAREQHSTMFMVVHAMLALLLSRLSGSADVAVGTPTAGRGEAALDDVVGMFVNTVVLRTQVQPGQSFTDLLEEVGAHDLDALVHAEAPFERVVETVDPERSTSYSPLFQVMLEFRNFETPDPALPGLDVEPVDVDLDIARYDLHLGLAEQFDPVDDAPLGMSASFGFATDIFDADTVRRFADRFLRIAEAVVSTPATPIGEIDLLSAAERRELVPVSAGPGAEGRVLPELLSAWASRDPDAVAVVCGARRWTYRQLDEESNRLARRLIGAGLGPESDVAVAMPRSPDAVSAMWAVTKSGAAIVPVDPLYPADRIDHMVSDSAVTVGLTTAEWRHRMPDSVEWLVLDDPAVEVELGEFSAGPVLDAERAGRLEVDHPAYVIYTSGSTGTPKGVLVTHRGLANLVSEQRNRLGVDPDARVLHVASPSFDAAVFEQVMAFGAGARSVIAPPTLYGGAELAELLAAERVTHAVLTPTMLASMDPPVPDDTDTETTGLASLRNLMVAGEACPPDLVTCWARHRSMFNLYGPTETTIWLNVSARLVPGDRVTVGGPVRGVGELVLDGWLRPVPVGVAGELYVVGGGVARGYRNRAGLTATRFVADPFGGLGGRMYRTGDVVRWVRVRGGGLALEYVGRSDLQVKVRGFRVELGEVESVLSACAGVARAVAAVCGDGGGRLVGYVVPERGVEVDVRGVLAFAGERLAPHMVPAAVVVVDGVPVSPNGKVDRGALPAPDFSAGRNEFRAPGTETEKVLARLFGEVLGVDRVGVEDSFFALGGDSIMSIQLAARAKASGVVFSPRDVFECRSVARLAAVAALGNGDSHRVLDELAGGGIGEVQLTPIMRWLLERAESGFGRFSQALMLTLPTEADGKTLTATVQAVLDRHDMLRARLRPAADGTWTWEVLPPGTIRAEDVIHRVTTTPSAASPRPAAFHELAAAELNSAADRLDPAAGVVVRMVWFDPENEAEQGRLLAVVHHSAVDGVSWRVLVADLAAAWSRISTGAPPELPPVGTSMRRWAHGLVEAAHRPERVAELAMWRAMSAGDDPVIGSRPLDAAIDVQSTVESVRVELPGDVTTALLTTVPRVFHGAVGDGLVAALAIAVARWRRGRATARKSPAREVSLALEGHGREESVVPGADLTRTVGWFTTSYPLRLRFPDIDLDDAYPGGPITGAVVKSVKEQLLAVPDHGIGYGLLRYLNADTGHVLRNLPTPQIAFNYLGRVAAGGGEAGWMPVADAGDLPGAQNAEMPVAAVLDINALTVDAAGEPRLRATWAFPRGVLTATEVAELAEMWCATLTALTAHAHAPGAGGRTPSDFDLVTLGQSEIERLEHRYPDMTDVWPLSPLQKGLLFHASMSEQSADAYVVRMVLELHGDVDPARLRRAGRILLDRHPNLRTAFVADTAAGAVQVVRQHVAAPWTEHDLSRQDESVHRAELDRILDDDRATRFDPARAPLLRWMLVTTGPGRHRLVLTSHHLLLDGWSTPLLLRELFVLYAADGDAAVLPEASPYRDYLAWIGEQDVDRSLEVWARVFDGTDEPTLVAPTDPRRRYSDSREVGGALSEDRTAALTSLARARGITVNTVVQAAWAMVLGAWTSRDDVTFGTTVSGRPPQIEGVESMVGLFVNTLPVRVRLDGAESVGQLLDRIQVEQAALLDHHYVSLTDIQRVAGPGAVFDTMSVFESYPVDRSAIGTDSDVAGLRVAGVSGADASHFPVSLVADVDSRLRLRVSYLPELLDHDTAAGVVDRVLRVIDAVIDDPDVPLAQLQLLSPAEYRESVPVSGAASVSAVTLPVLLGASVGVDPGAVAVVCGDRCWTYGELDARSNRLARLLIGRGVGPESCVAVGLRRSLESVLAVWAVAKSGAAFVPLDPGYPSARLEHMLVDSGAVLGLSVGVSSGELPQAVPWVVLDEVSVVAEVAGLSAGPVTDGERTAVLRPDHPVYVIYTSGSTGVPKGVVVTHRGLANLLVEQGVRFRLGQDARVLHVSSPSFDAAVLEQLWAFGFGGRLVVVPPTVFGGAEMGRILRRERVTHLVLTPALLATVDPTGLDDLRTIVVGGEPCPPELVTRWAFGRRMFNTYGSAEATIQTNVSARLVPGDRVTVGGPVRGVGELVLDGWLRPVPVGVAGELYVVGGGVARGYRNRAGLTATRFVADPFGGLGGRMYRTGDVVRWVRVRGGGLALEYVGRSDLQVKVRGFRVELGEVESVLSACAGVARAVAAVCGDGGGRLVGYVVPERGVEVDVRGVLAFAGERLAPHMVPAAVVVVDGVPVSPNGKVDRGALPAPDFSAGRNEFRAPKDGCESVVAAAFAAQLGLERVGADDNFFSLGGNSLTATGVAARLRESTSTEVPVEWIFAHSTPAALAHRIEMHEADAVDDDVTGSAVAVLLPLRATGSRVPLFCIHPAIGLAWCFSGLVQFVDDDRPIYGINSPALTDPDVRVGSLDEIAHRYVHEIRSVQPRGPYHLLGYSVGGQIAHAMAVQLRREGDDVRTLSLMDTRLPSDSDVDDEMPSVAELLGEFGGVEVVGDGNSDITAEQAAALLRAKGGLFASLTPDHLETLYREYRDLAHAARAHRPSLLEGPVVTYFSAAADPAGDGGADREAGVAGWRRYNSGDVHEYPVPVRHEHMTGPEGLSVVGPLLDRQLNLVDREREAPQ